The DNA window CCAACTGTCCGGTCGAGTGGATCGTCACTGCAGAGATAGGCTTTTCCTAGTCGAAATTCTTCTTCGCCACCTCGATAATGAACCAGAGCAAGGCTGTTATCCCAACTGCCCTCCCAACCGCTGTCTCGATATTCCTGCTCAATTGCTCGTCTGTACCTTTCGACGACAGAAATACTGGTTTCACTTTTATTTTCATACTTTAAGTCAAAGCGAACCTTTTTCAAGCCTAACTACCTTTTAACTGTTGAACAAAAAAATAATCTAACATTGCCATCATATTGTTAAATAAAGGATTAGGTTTTGGCACTGCGCAGCGTTCACTGATGTTGAGCTGCGTTTTATCTACTTTAAGACCAACCATCATCATAGGACTCACGACCAAATCCTGATGGCAGGTGTCATAAGAGCTATCAATGGTGAAAACCTGATGATCACCCTTAACCTTGCTCATTAGCGCCTCGACTCCGGAGTAAGGCGCTATAATGTCGGCAAGAGAGTGCGCAACAAAAATTGGCTTTGAAACGGTGCTACTGTCCAATAAATCACGCACTTCAAAAATAACATCCGCAAGCGTTAGTCCAGCGTAACCCGCTACCTCAGGATAACGATAAGGATGTGGGCCCGCGCTAACAAAATCACCGTCGACAATTTTAGCAATCCACTTCATTCCCCATATTTTGCCTAGATTCTCTGCGCTATCAGAGAGTGCCAGCGCAGCGGAAAACAACAACAGACCATCTACCTCTTCTGGATGCAGCAGCATGTATCGAGTTGCGAGTGTTCCCCCTGTTGAAAAACCACCAATGTAGTTTTTTTCTGAATAAGAGCTAACCAGCTCCATGATGCTATTAACATGCATGTACCAGCGTTGCTGTAAATTGGGATCGCGCATATCGCTCGCTGCATTCAATTTGCCGTGGCCCGGATTAAGCGGAGCGACTACTGTAAAGCCCATACTATTCAAATGTTCCGCCACTCCACGCACCGAAAATGGCGAGTCTGATAGACCATGAAAGAGCACTACGATCGGGGCGCGCTGCCGTTTACCGGTTTGACTAGGCGTGCCTTTCGAATACAGAATAAATGGAGAATTGCCTTCATTTCGCAGTGCCGGTGAACACACTTTGTATTCATACAAGCCTACACTGTCTTCACAAGGTTTGACGCTTCCCAATTCTGTTTGATAGAGAGTCGAAAAATCTTCAAAAAGCTGCACCGGCAAAGCAAGTCGGCTACCTTCAGGCTCTTGCGCTTGAACAGCAGTATTCCAAAAGCCTACAAATACAATAAAGATTATGGCTTTAATATGGTTAAAACTCGTCATTTTCGCGATACTAAATCCCATCAAATATTATTCCTGTCTATGCATTTTTTAATTCTAGCTGGGTTTATGCTAAATACTATGTTGCGGAGTCTACGGCATTTTATCCTCTGCAAAAACAAAAAAGGCACAGTCTTTAA is part of the Glaciecola nitratireducens FR1064 genome and encodes:
- a CDS encoding alpha/beta fold hydrolase translates to MGFSIAKMTSFNHIKAIIFIVFVGFWNTAVQAQEPEGSRLALPVQLFEDFSTLYQTELGSVKPCEDSVGLYEYKVCSPALRNEGNSPFILYSKGTPSQTGKRQRAPIVVLFHGLSDSPFSVRGVAEHLNSMGFTVVAPLNPGHGKLNAASDMRDPNLQQRWYMHVNSIMELVSSYSEKNYIGGFSTGGTLATRYMLLHPEEVDGLLLFSAALALSDSAENLGKIWGMKWIAKIVDGDFVSAGPHPYRYPEVAGYAGLTLADVIFEVRDLLDSSTVSKPIFVAHSLADIIAPYSGVEALMSKVKGDHQVFTIDSSYDTCHQDLVVSPMMMVGLKVDKTQLNISERCAVPKPNPLFNNMMAMLDYFFVQQLKGS